A section of the Candidatus Eisenbacteria bacterium genome encodes:
- a CDS encoding Y4bD/Y4pK family protein → MHSPKPHGAAHARQPDRRYETGLAPAACTSIQNANSSIVGTHLVCVTHPFHPLSGQRFVCVGERYNRYGTRL, encoded by the coding sequence ATTCACTCGCCGAAACCTCATGGCGCCGCTCATGCCCGCCAGCCTGATCGTAGATATGAAACCGGCCTCGCTCCAGCCGCTTGTACCTCAATTCAAAATGCAAACTCTTCCATCGTCGGGACACACCTTGTGTGCGTCACGCATCCGTTCCATCCACTCAGCGGACAACGATTCGTCTGTGTGGGCGAGCGATACAACCGCTACGGCACTCGTCTCC